The Horticoccus luteus DNA window CTACTGGGAACACGAAGCCGCCGCCGAAATCGCCTTTTGCCGCGTGACCATGCTCGGCCTGCTCCGCCTGCTCACCAACTCGCGGGTGATGCACGGAGCGCCTTTCACCCCCGTCGAGGCGTGGGATGCTTACCAAGCCTTCACCGTCCTGCCCGAGGTCTGTTTCGCCGAAGATTCCCTCGCCGCCGAAAAACGCTTCGAACTTTGGAGCCGCATCCCGGATTTTCCCGCCCACCGTTGGACGGACGCTTGGATCGCCGCGCTCGCCTCGTCTGCCGGTGCCCGCGTCGTCTCCTTCGACTCGGATTTCACCACCTTCCCCGATCTCGATCTGCTCCATCTGCGCCCATGACCGACACCAACCAAAAGAAGCTGGGCTCCACCCTCTGGGGCATCGCCGACCAACTGCGCGGGGCGATGGATGCGGACGACTTCCGCGACTACATGCTGTCCTTCCTCTTCCTGCGCTATCTCTCGGATAATTACGAGACGGCGGCCAAGAAGGAACTCGGCAAAGACTATCCCGCGCTGCCGGCCGACGACCGCCGCGTGCCGCTGGCCCTGTGGTATGCCAACAACCCGGACGACATCCCCGCCTTCGAGAAGCAGATGCGCCGCAAGGTTCACTACGTCATCCAGCCCGCGCATCTCTGGAACAGCATCGCCGGCATGGCCCGTACCCAAAACCCGGAGCTGCTCAACACGCTCCAAGCGGGCTTCAAATACATCCAGGACGAATCCTTCGAGAGCACCTTTGAAGGCCTCTTTTCCGAGATCGATCTCGCTTCGCCCAAACTCGGCAAGGTCTATGCCGACCGAAACGCCAAGCTCTGCACCATCATCCAGAAAATCGCCGAGGGCCTGAACGAGTTCTCCACCGACATCGACGCGCTGGGCGATGCCTACGAATACCTGATCGGCCAGTTCGCCGCCGGGTCCGGCAAGAAGGCGGGCGAATTCTACACCCCGCAGCAGATTTCCGACATCCTCTCCACCATCGTCACGCTCGACAGCCAATCTCCCGACCAAGGCCCCAAGAAGCGCCTCGAAAGCGTGCTCGATTTCGCCTGCGGCTCCGGCTCCCTGCTGCTCAACGTCCGCAAGCGCATGGGCCCGCAAGGCATCGGCAAGATCTACGGTCAGGAAAAGAACATCACCACCTACAACCTCGCCCGCATGAACATGCTGCTGCACGGGGTGAAGGATACGGAGTTCGAAATCTACCACGGCGACACCCTCACCAACGAGTGGGACATCCTCCGCGAGCTGAACCCTGCGAAAAAACCCAGCTTCGACGCCATCGTCGCCAATCCGCCCTTCAGCTACCGCTGGGAGCCAACCGACGCCCTGGGTGACGACGTTCGGTTCAAGAACCACGGCCTCGCCCCCAAGTCCGCCGCCGACTTCGCCTTCCTCCTCCACGGCTTCCACTACCTCAAAGACGAAGGCGTGATGGCCATCATCCTGCCCCACGGCGTGCTCTTCCGTGGCGGTGCCGAAGAACGCATCCGCACCAAGCTGCTCAAAGACGGCCACATCGACACCGTCATCGGCCTGCCCGCGAACCTCTTTTATTCCACGGGCATCCCGGTCTGCATCCTCGTCCTCAAAAAGTGCAAGAAGCCCGACGACGTGCTCTTCATCAACGCCGCCGAGCACTTCGTAAAAGGCAAACGCCAGAACCAACTCACGCCGGAGCACATCGCCAAGATCATCGAGACCTACAAGTTTCGGAAAGAAGAGCCCCGCTATTCCCGCCGGGTGGAGATGGCCGAGATCGAGAAGAACGAGTTCAACCTAAACATCTCCCGCTACATCAGCACGGCGACCGCCGACGAGGAAATCGACCTCGCAACGGTCCACAGCGAACTGCTCGGCTTGGACACGAAAATCCGAGCCGCGACCGAAAAACACAACGACTACCTCAAGGAGCTCGGCCTGCCGACCCTGCCGTAAGCCAGCTCAGGCACGCCAACGCCCGAAATGTGCTGAGCGAAACGACAGATCTGCAACGCACACGTGGCCGAAGCCGCCGTCGACGAAGTGATTTCTCGCCGACATCGCTTCCGCATCCCTCGCCTCCCTCGCAGACTCGCCGCCCTCACTCGCGGTGAAACGCCTTCTTCAATTCCTGCTTCGCCGCCTGCAGCGTGCGCCGTTTGGACGCCGAGAGATTCGAGCCCGCCCGATTTTCGAAAAAGCTGATCATCGAAACCGCCGAGCGGTAAGGATTCGTCTTCCGCCGATGACTGTGTTCCGACGATCGCTTCACCGACCGCGCGATCTTCTTCGGGTCGTTGCTTTTGAAAATATCCTTCTCGAGCGTCATCGCATCGCTCGTGCGCGTGACCTTCGCCGACCACTTCCGCCCGTCGCGCGGCGTCCGACGTTTCGCCGCCCGCCGTTTCGCCGGCGCACGGCCCTTGCTCGCGGACGCACCCCGACGCGACGATGAACCGGTAGACTTTCGAGTCGTTTTCATCGGACAACTTTTCGCTCCACCGTCCTCGCGCAAGCCCGCTCCGCGCCCGACATTCCCTGATTTCCCCCCTCGGGCCGCACCTGCGATTTCTCGCCTGCTGCTTCGCTCGTTCGCCGCCTTCCTTCGCCGCCGGCACGTCGCCGCCCTCCCACTTCGCTCTCCACGCCCCCTGCGGCACCGCCTGAAAACCGTTCTCGCCAGAGCCTCTTTTTCGCGCGCAAATTTTTGCGCATGCCCACGCCCCATCCCAAAAACACCATCTGCCTCTGGTTCGATAAAGACGCGCTCGACGCCGCACGCTTTTACGCCGCCACCTTCCCCGACAGCCAAGTCACCGCCGTCCATCAGGCGCCCGGCGATTATCCGTCGGGCAAGGCGGGCGATATCCTCACGGTCGAGTTCACCGTCTGCGGCATTCCCTGTCTCGGCCTCAACGGCGGTCCGGCCTTCCCGCACTCCGAAGCCTTTTCGTTTCAAATCGCCACCGACACGCAGGAGGAAACCGATCGCTATTGGAACGCCATCGTCGCCAACGGCGGCCAGGAAAGCGCCTGCGGTTGGTGCAAAGACCGCTGGGGCCTTTCCTGGCAGATCACTCCCCGCGTGCTCACCGACGCCTTCACTGCCGGCGGCGCGGAAGCCAGACGAGCCTTCGAAGCCATGATGGAGATGGGCAAAATCGACATCGCCAAAATCGAAGCCGCCCGCCGCGGCTGAACCCTTTCGCGATGAAACGCCTCGCCCTCGTCCTGCCCCTCGCCGGCCTTGTGTTGGGCGGCTGCTCCACGCTGCCCTCGACTCGCGAAGTCATTCCCGCTTCCGGTCATATCGCCCTCGTCACCGATTTCGCGCCCACGCAAACGATGATGAGCGTGGGCACGACCGCGTTTCAGAACAAACAGTGGGACGCCGACACCGGTTTCGACGCCAACGCTGAAGCTCTCGCCGTGGCTCAGGCTTCGCTTACGCGCCAAATCAAAACTGCGAACGGCCGCGACGTCGGTTTGCCTCCGCCCTCTCCGGAGTCGGCCGCCGCCAATCCAGCTTTGGCCGAACGCCTCGCCGCGCTCGGACGCGAGTGGCAGGTCGACCTCATTCTGGTGCTTACCTCCACCGACGCGCCGGACTGGCTTTACCGCACCAGCATGCTCCTCGACGACGTGGGTCTCTATCGGCGCGAAGTATTTGGTATGAAACGGAGTCAGGTCTACGGCGTGTTTGCATTGCGCGCCTTCGACTGCCGCACTGGCCAATTCACCGCCGTCGACCGCCAGGAATCCGCTCGCGAAGTGCCCCACCTCGACTGGCACGACACCTGGTCCGCTTATTCCGCGCGCGAGCAACGTCACCTCCTGCTCGGCTGGCACGAGTTATTCAAAGACGCCATTCCGCCACTGCTCACGAAAGCCGGCCTGGCCACCGCTCCGGAGGCCCGCCAGCAGTCGGCCGCGAAGAGTTTCATCTTCGCGCCGAATCGAGCGAAGTCGTGGCTCCCCGAAGGCAACACCTTGGAAATCCCGCACGGCATCACCCGCACGCAAGCCCACCTCGCCGTGCTCAACGGCTTGAAGGCGCGTCGCTGGATGGTTGTCTCCGATGCGCCCGATCGCGTCGTCGGCGTCTATCGCGATGACAAAAAGGAAGCCGGCGTCACTGCTGTCATCAGCGATCAAACCATCACCCTCACGCCCGATGATCACGAAGTGCATTCCGACGGTTCGCGCACGCCCGCCTCCTACGAACGCTGGCAGCGCAACGTGAAGGAATCGATCTACCGCGAGCTCCTCAACGCCGACCCTGCCGAAGCTCCCGCGAGCTGATTCGTCCGCTCGACTCATGCTCGGGCCCTCCTGCTCTTCAGCTCGCTCCGCCACCCGCCGTCACCTCCACCGATGTTCCTTCCCTGGTTAAAACTCGTCCGCCCGCAGGCCCGCGGCTTGGTCTTTGCCGCCCGCTTCACTCTCGGGCTGGCGGCGGGCAGCGCCGTGTGGGCCGCTGGCATACCGCAAACTCCCGTCGCGCCCACCGACCTCGCCCTTGCTCCCTACAACACCGTGGGCGAGGTCATGACCAATACCAACAGCCCCGACGGGGCGTATCGCGGCACCGGCTTCGTCGTCGGCGAACGCGTGGTCCTTTCCGCCGCGCATGTTTTCTTTTCCCCCGAGCTGCCGGGCTGGAATCGCGGCCAGTGGTATTGGCTGCCCGGCGCCAACCCCGCGAACATCAACCGCTATGATCTCGGCGTCGCCCCGCGGTCCTTCCGCGTTCTCGCCGGTTACGCGGCCGCGGTTGACCGAACGGTCGATGCGGCCACGCAACTCGACGAGTTTAACCGCGACACGGTTGCGTTGCTCTTCTACGCCCCCGTTGACCCCGCCGGCACCGCGCCGCTGAGTTTCGACGCGCTCGCCGGCACCGGCACGTTTTCCCTCGTCGGCTATCCGGCGGAAGTCGGCGGCGCGACCGCCCTCTACGGCCGGATGTATTCCCATGGTCCCGGTGGCGTCGCCGCCACCTTTTCCGCCGAAGGTCCGGCCCAGGATTATACCGGCAACCCGATGGCCCTTTTCCGCTCGCCCGATTTGATCACGGGCGGCGGCCAGAGCGGCGGACCCGTTTTCCGTCTCATCGATGGAGAATGGCGCGCCGTGGGACTGGTGCTGGCAGGCGCTCGTGACTACAGCTATATGATCGCGCGCAGTCTCGACGCCGACACG harbors:
- a CDS encoding TA system VapC family ribonuclease toxin, yielding MAAIDVPDLNLWLALIDPDHAHHVRARRYWEHEAAAEIAFCRVTMLGLLRLLTNSRVMHGAPFTPVEAWDAYQAFTVLPEVCFAEDSLAAEKRFELWSRIPDFPAHRWTDAWIAALASSAGARVVSFDSDFTTFPDLDLLHLRP
- a CDS encoding type I restriction-modification system subunit M, with the translated sequence MTDTNQKKLGSTLWGIADQLRGAMDADDFRDYMLSFLFLRYLSDNYETAAKKELGKDYPALPADDRRVPLALWYANNPDDIPAFEKQMRRKVHYVIQPAHLWNSIAGMARTQNPELLNTLQAGFKYIQDESFESTFEGLFSEIDLASPKLGKVYADRNAKLCTIIQKIAEGLNEFSTDIDALGDAYEYLIGQFAAGSGKKAGEFYTPQQISDILSTIVTLDSQSPDQGPKKRLESVLDFACGSGSLLLNVRKRMGPQGIGKIYGQEKNITTYNLARMNMLLHGVKDTEFEIYHGDTLTNEWDILRELNPAKKPSFDAIVANPPFSYRWEPTDALGDDVRFKNHGLAPKSAADFAFLLHGFHYLKDEGVMAIILPHGVLFRGGAEERIRTKLLKDGHIDTVIGLPANLFYSTGIPVCILVLKKCKKPDDVLFINAAEHFVKGKRQNQLTPEHIAKIIETYKFRKEEPRYSRRVEMAEIEKNEFNLNISRYISTATADEEIDLATVHSELLGLDTKIRAATEKHNDYLKELGLPTLP
- a CDS encoding DUF3175 domain-containing protein yields the protein MKTTRKSTGSSSRRGASASKGRAPAKRRAAKRRTPRDGRKWSAKVTRTSDAMTLEKDIFKSNDPKKIARSVKRSSEHSHRRKTNPYRSAVSMISFFENRAGSNLSASKRRTLQAAKQELKKAFHRE
- a CDS encoding VOC family protein; translated protein: MPTPHPKNTICLWFDKDALDAARFYAATFPDSQVTAVHQAPGDYPSGKAGDILTVEFTVCGIPCLGLNGGPAFPHSEAFSFQIATDTQEETDRYWNAIVANGGQESACGWCKDRWGLSWQITPRVLTDAFTAGGAEARRAFEAMMEMGKIDIAKIEAARRG